The genomic segment GCAGGATGATGAACGCTAGCATAACTGAAAGAACTACTACCATGCTCCATTATGAAAACGAAAGTGTCATAAATCATAAACTAGATGTCAACCTTGTTTGTACATCATAAAACACTAGGAATTTGCTAGAATGGCAAGACTACACCACTGCTCTGATAATTAGTCACTAGAAAGAGATTATAAGTAAGAGAAAGGAGAAGGCAGGTTCCTTTCCTGCTCACCAAGCTGTGGGTTCAATAATCCACCTCCCCTTCCCAATCGAAAtggctattaaaaaaaaaaatttctgctaCAGCATTTTTGTATTAAAGAGTTGGTACCTCAATTGTAACTTTATGATCCAACTGCATTGTAGGTGCTGGAGTGTAATCCATGGGGCGGTCTTGCCGAGGTGGAATCAGGTCAGGGTCCCAACAAACAAAGTAAGTGTCTCCATCCAAATCGCTTCCAGAACATTCATTTGGATGAGGCCTATAATTGACATTAGAATCAGAAAGAAACATTCAGAAAGCACGATACCAGGCACATTAGATATATCCTATATAACATTCCAATTATTTCACCTTCAGAAGATTTAACAGAGAAGAAGTCCCTTTTGTCCAAAAATTGAGCTTTAGTAAGCACATTAGATATCATTGTGAACCCTTAAATTCAATCATTTGCTTTTATTAAAGATATACTAATCCATGTTATAGGAGTGgtttcaagaaaatatttgGTCAGCAAATAAGCCTTAATCATACCTGCCCTTCAGCTCCCAGATCACCTGCAGTTTTGAGTTTTCTAGGTGCAGATTAATAGTCTTCTAGTTTTTCTCCGTACAGCCTTAGTAAAAAAAAGTTTATTAAACTGTTGTATTCAACTTATTTTCAATAACATAAAGTCATGAACAGAAACTATTCTAGCAAACTCTTTCAAACCCTGAACCAACTGAACTATTTCTTCCTTGTCTTCTTAAGAGTTCATTTCCTAATCCATTCTGGACCCTGTTCTGTGCATTGGTACCCAATAGTTTCCCTAAACTGTTATATGGATAGCTCCTATATCCAAACCATACCATCTTGCATCCATTCTTTCCTTTCCTAAGAATCATCATGAAACAGCTATCTAAGACAAGCAATAAGGAAGACCCAAGAGATGCAGAAATATATCAGTCAAAAAGTAATTATAGTGATTCCATTATTTGTTTCATAGCAAAATTTGGAAATAGTTgtccaaaaaaaatttgtggACAAATAACCTCAACAATGAAGCCAGATCTTTTTGGGCCTAGAAACTGAGATCGTAATGCTCACTTGTGAAGCAAGAAATCCCTTTTTTAACCATGATAGATTAGGACTGTGCTAAAATGTTGAGAGGAAAGTCCATCAGTCTAGGATGCATGATCTCAAAGTCCTAATAAACAGCTCAAGATCCAGTCCAAGCCTAAAACAAGAAAGTTATCTTTTCAGGCCCTAACCCAACTAGAAGTCATTCAACTTAACTTGCAACAAGGCAGGCTATGCAGAGGGAGTGTTAAATGTATACAAAAGCTGTACTAAATACTAAGGGAAAGATGAGAAGTGAAAATTATAAGAATCACTTCCAAAAAGCTGTGGGCATCTCACGTGAGGCTGGATTGCATGACCAATCTCAAGAAGGCTCCACAGATCTGCAGGAAATTTTGTAAACAAAAATCTATTGCTTTGACAGAAATGCTCTGTTTATGGGCTTTCAGACATTCCCCTATTCAAATCAAGACATTAGAATCTTGTAACACAACTAAGATAAGATTCAAAAACCAGTGTAAAACAACCAATGGTTTCTAATTGAACTCAAAACTAAGACACAAGAAATATTTGATTCAAGAAACCAAATTAAGTAATAATGGACCGGTAAAATCACTGCAGTACTTacaaaaaacagaagaaaagggGAGAAAAATGTGTTGCTAGTTTCCAAGTATTTGTTAGTATCTAAAATAAACTTTGTTTTGTAGGTAAACAGCCACATCTCAACAATGAAGACGCTAGTCAACCATCAAACAATCTATCGAGtttaaagaaaatatgagcATATTCTGAAGGCCATAATGTCAGCTATGAAAGATAATTGAGGGTCACGTGTGAGTTCAGAGATTTAACAAAATCATGTTGTATGTGCTCTCAAAAGTTTCTAAAGATGTAGTCAAGCAACCAAATCACACCCAAAAATAGCTCTCTGCTAATTGCTTTTCATGCGGGAAAATGTAAGTTGTTCTTTCATGCCAATAACTAGACATAATAAGAGAAgaaactttctttctttttttccccttttttgttGGGGTTACAATCTTTGAAAATAATTAGAGCTAAATCTGTTTGTCTTAAATGGTATAAAAGAACAGCAGAAGAATATCAATCAACAGATATCACAAAAACAGAGGAAACTTAAATTTGATGTCTTTCAAGATCAGCAAATATATTGCTGGATCTTAACCTTTTTATGCATTTCCAATATTGTCACCTTCAAGCAGCTAATTTTAATTCCAGAAACTCGAATATTCTCTGTAAGAGTTGCAACATAAACCATACAAAAGATCTCAAAAAGGTATTTACCTCTTTCCTTTCTGGGGGAAGACAACACAGTCCATCATATGATGTAATGCTGGCAGATTAACAGCTTTTAGAATACGAACGTCACCAGGGTGCAAGCATGGATTTTTTGCAACCACCACCTTTTCCTCAAGAATGACATTTTGTTCAGAATACTGGTTagaatcatcataaaattgCCCATGCCCAGCACTAGATAACTGAACAAACACCTGGCCATATTCCAAGGTTCTGGTTTCGTCCAGACATCCTATCATTGATCTTCCATTCGGTATGAATATCCTTGTTTTAGTCCGCAATTCCAGCAACTTTGATGTACGGAAAGTCTGCAGCATCATTGAAAGAAATGGTTCAGAATTAGGCTTATAGCCACATTTCAGCATCTCCTTGAGTACATTCATATTCTCTCCAGAAGCCATTAAATCTAAAGCCTCATGTGCCCTTAATGGATCAGTTAGAATAGTGTCCAACCGGGAAACCGCTTCACATTGCTTCTTTTCAAAGACAATATCCTTGACCCCCAGGGTAGACAGAAGAGTGATGATATGGCGATTGAGGAAACAAGGCTGATATTTACTCCATGCTAAAACATCCAACTTGGTGTTATTGGATTCATATTTCTTCATGCTCTGTCTCAGTGACAACTTCTTTGATGAAGTGGGATCAACAGCCACAACATCTTTAAAGCCACCATACCGAATTTGAAAAGCAGATGGAGTAGAAGTTATGAAGCCACATTTCCTAGCAACTTGCCTTGCAAATTGAGCAGAGATTTTCCCAATGCCATCAGAAAAGACATACTGGGATGCACCGAAGTAACCACCTCTTACCTCTATGTCaggaatcatttcaatctcatgCGTACCAACATTTAGTGTTTCCGTGGAGGAGCTGAAAGATTGACCAAGCCTGGCAGCATATTTCGCCACATTTCTTATCCTACTAAAATCACCCATCCATGTTCTTATATCAGCAGCAGTAAGCCCAGGCCTTGAAGCAAACATCCACACTGAATTATCCCTTAATTGACTTGAAGAAAAGGCAAGAAATTCAAACTTCTTATCCCCAATAACTATGCCATTTTTTAATGTTGACAGTATTCTCTCGTAAATTTTGGTTCTTTGATTCACATTTGCAGCAATACGAGGCGACAAGTCTGTGGCAAACATTTTGTTCCCCTCTTCATCAATAAAAGAAACACGAAGGAAATTGTCAATGTCCTCTGAAAAGTGGCGCAATACACGATTAGATACATTGACCTCTGGACCACAGAAATACACTTTGCATGGTGTAACTTGTACCCTCCGGACATATACCAACCCACCTTCCAAAGTAAGAGTAGGTGATATCGGAAGTTGCAGAAGCTTGTCATACTTATCATACTGCTCCTTGAGCCACTGCACCGGCTCATAGCAGCAATCGTTCAATATGTACAGATTCTCTAGGGCATGTTCTATGTACCTGATATCTCTTCTTTGAGGATCAACCAATCTAAAGAAATTAGCATCTAGTGATGGCCCTGGAAGACATCCATTCTGTACTAAACAACAGACCTTGAACAAGATTCCATATGGCAAATATAGTCCTCGGGGAGGATGCAGAATAGGAGCTAAAACCAAATTGTATGAATAAGGGGAACCAGTTTCCAACGTAAATTGGCTGTCACTTTCTTTGTACCAAGGAAAATAGTCCCTGAGATTTGGCAGTTTAATACCACGAGGAAGCTTTAAACATATGCCAGATGATTGCCCAATACAGGATGAAGTGAAATCTGTCGTCCTGAGCCACCGGTCATCTGGAGTTTCCTGAAAGTAGCTAAAGGTagactcttcaagtttttgaaaaaccCGAGGAGCACCAAGTAACTAAGTCATGAAGAAAAGAATATGTGTGTCAATATTGAGCCCATTAACAATAATTACACATTAGGAAGGTAACAGAAACTCatttataaaataaaaccaTGAAAGGAGAAATGCATGCTTGTTGTTTACCatataaattttgtattttctttgGGTTTCAAGGTTCAAGTCATGGTTAATACCAGTGGCAATAAGGGATGATCCTAaaggtcttcaaaagaaagtactaaaaaacataaaatttagTTATCTTAACACAGTGAGTAGGAAAAGAAATATGGCTAAGCTGTTTACAGGCTTTAAATGAATTATGTTCCAGATGGTCCCCGCAAGTGATCAACTGCatgttttgtgtgtgtgtgtgtgagagggagggagggagggagggatggagagagagagagagagagaggataaGTTACAGTattgaaatacaataaaagcacaACCATGTTTTTGTCTTGTACAACTTATGCACGTATGCACATATTATAATGCAGCTAACTCATACTGTTATTGGTTCAAAGAGAAGAGATGCATGTTTAACAAGAGCAGCAAAATCAAAGACTTTGAAATCACAATGCTGAATACATGCACGTGAAATGGCTGTTTTAAGCATAATgatcattcatttgattttctcttcttcatcaCATCAGAAGCCCTTTCATTGAACTATATTTTCCACAAAAAGATATAGTTTATATAAATTACACCTAGCAAGTTAAACGCGACAATGTTTCAGGCTTAAATAAACAGATGATACATGCCTGCTTTGTTGCTCATACAAAGTAAAGACAGAATCAAGTTACTGATAAGTACAATGACAAAGCAAGTAAAAAAGATTTCTAAGTTGCTTCAGATGCTGACAAGCATTTACATTTAATTAGCGAGTGGTCAAAGGAATTATTGTACCATAATGGAAAAGGACCTACTTCTAATGGAAGCCTACTATTCATCTGTGGCTCCAAATAGACAAAATGTCTAAAATATAAATGACAACCTAGTGAAATAGTGGTTTTAGCAACAAAgcatgtttcaaaaatttcgaACATTCATGTGTTAAAAGAATTAGAAAAACGAACATTCTACCTTAAACTAAGTAGCTCTGACAAAGGCTACCATGGCCCCTAAGGGTATAGTCTCACCTGTAAGTAAATTCCTTACATTTGCAACACAACACAGTACAGCTTTCAACTGCCACATACCACTGTGCTGCAGTTCCATTATTTCTCACTCCTAATATGATAAACTATAGTGACTTGCTTTGCCATGAAATCATCCAGGTATAAAAAAGTGTTCTTCACCTAATACAGATGAATAGATTGATGGATGAATTGTTTGGTGAAATTTAAAGCAACACAAATGTAACTTAGACAAAAAAGAATCTGGAAGAGATTACAGCTCAGTGTTTagaaatgaaatgcaaaaccaACTATAATTGCTGTCACATATTTTTGAAAGCCAAACTACCATGTCAAGGCAGAAGGAGACTCTAGAGATATGCAGTGAAATGTAGGCCAAAAATTAAGgaatcaaaagtgatcaaagGTTTAGAACCAACAGGAAACATCAAATCTTTCATTTGAACAACCAAACCTGTATGAGGAGAAACTTTGCTGCTTGACCACGTCGATGCAGTACAATCTGCCATAAGTTTTCATCGGATAATTCCAGCTTGTAGTCACAAGAGcgaaaatgcaaaataaaatacatTTTCCTCATTCCGATTCCAAATCTGACTGAAACATTTGGCACATTACATAGCACTGAAAGCCTATTCTCTGACACCTGACATCCAAAATTCAGAACTATTTGCTCCATGTGATGTTCATAGGTCCTAGGCCTCGGAACCAAATCACTGTCCATTTCCCAAGCCCTCAAATATGAAGAACCATAATTAAGGCATTGCTCTGCCAAGGCAATAATGTATTCAGCACTTCTGTCATTTATGAATTGGACCCTAGCATAAGCTCTAGGTCCTCCTTTGGACTGCTTAACCTCTAAAGCATATACTGTCCCCTGACCTGTGAATCGTTCTAAAAACTCGGTGACTATTTCTGCAGCCAGAACATAAGGGAAACCGAAAACCTGAATTGTCTTTCCCATGCAGCTAACCTTCAATGCCAATTCTATTAACACAATTTTGTTTCAGAATGCAACTACTGTATACTCCTGTAAATGTCAGAGGTTGAAAGAGTAAGACAACTATTGATTGGCTATTAATAAGATCGCTAATCAACAGACAGAGAAAAAGTGTAAGACAATATACACATCCAAAATACATGTTGAAATTATTTAGTCAATCTGAGATGCTAAGACAGTTCATTTTGGCAATATGCAGGGGCATGTTCccaattcttcttctttttcattcCACTGCCCCATCTTTAAGTCAAGCTTGGATCCCCAAGAATCTAATACAACTCAGAGACCATACCAGCATAATACACCTAATAGAAACTTAAAGTTATAAGAAAATGCTTCCTGTTTCTTCCCTCCAAATCTAAGAAACCACAAAAGAGAGACTGCAATAGAAgcataaacaaagaaaagagaatTGTTTACTCACTTACCACCATGCAGATGCAGCAAATTTGCCAATCCACTACATGTTAgaattttgaacaaaataaCAGGTCACATGTCATCATATTATgtgtaaccaagaaatttccaaTCAAGACTCAAGACTGAGACATGAAAGGGATGAAAATATTAATCCAATATGATAAACAATAAATCTTACTTTTCTTAAGATCAATATATCTAAAATGACAGAGAAACGATGTAGCAGTAAAAACAGGATTACATAacatgttttgttttgtttcttcaCTGTCGCAAGGTTCTAAGCTACATGTAACCACGAAAAACCTTTTTTCAGATATAGCCACTGCAATAGCAACATTTGTAACCAACTGCCAACAGGGatttccggccaaaaaatgaggaaaaaaaaaggacaaaagaaaaaggaatcccAAGAAAAACTCATATAAAACATTTCCAAATTATGCATTAAAATTTAAAGCAAACGAATTCCGACAGTGGACGGTGTAGTCTACTACCACCAAAAGTTATCGAATGTGGTAAATAGCTAATCCCTGGCAAGAAATAGGTAGAAATCAAAGCCAAATACTTTGCTTATCTCGAGAGTGCTCTCCTGATTTAACAGCATATAAATGCGAAATCCAATATATTAAGAATGCATCTCCTGTCAACAGAAAACAATGGAAAGATCAAAATGCAACTCCTCTGATTCTGTAATGCCTGCTTCAGAGTGTTCTCTTGTCGCTTTCTTCCTTCATTTGCTTtgtacccccaaaaaaaaaaatcattctacAGCTAACAAACAAATTAAAAAGCATAAATTTTTCTCAGAACTAAACTAAAACTACTAATTCCCATCAACAAAACCACTAAAAAGATACTATCTTTTCAGGCATCACTACTTCAATAACAGCATATTCCACCAACTGCCAAAAGGAATTTCCAGggggttgaaaaaaaaaagaagtatacCAGAAAAACACTGATCATTTCCAAATAATGCATTAAACATTAAACAGAAATAATCCAACAAAAAACACACCTTCTCAGAGAACAGAGACTACAACACAAAAGAGCCTTAATCAAAGTACATCCAAGAGGGTCACTTTCTATCTGTATACAAAAGGAAGTTATCACACAAATTTGCACACACTGATTGAAGGCTTTAAGCAAAGTGCTTGTTGCATTTGATGAAGCTATGTGTTTGCACTATGTACACTGTAAATACGTCTAGTGTGTGCTGTGTGTGAGAGAAAGACTATGATAGATAATGATAGATAATGATAGAGTCAATCCCGAGTCAATCTGTCTAGTTTTTCCACAGACAGAACAAAGGATGTCACGTTCTCCACTTCATTTTGATTGGCTATGGTCCTGCCTACTTTCAACTTTCAAGGGACACACACTCGACACTAGTAGTACGCGAGCAATACACTCTGTTGTTCGACATAGTGCCAGTGAAGTGAAGTTGAGTAGACTAAGCAAAGGATCTTCCATTTCAGTTACCGTACCATTCCCTTGTTCATTGGTAGTGGTATCATATTACATCGTCACATACAGGTCCtgagttttttgccaagtttatctcttataaaattttttaaaaattttaactacaataattttaaaaaaacataagtggctcatttgaaaatttaaaaacttatcAACTTCTCCAAATCGCCACTTTTCCTTCTACGATAGCAGCAGTACAGAGAGTCAACTGAAAATCCAAATCAAGGCAAGACCCAAATTTCACTTTCTTAATCCTCTCAAATCTTGCATATTCATGGAAGAATTTAGCACTGTTGTCATCCCATATCAAAGAACTCcatgaaagtttttttttttttcaaatgaggTAAAGTTACTTCCTCTTTCTCtttattttgataaaatagTGAAAAATGCTATAGTCTTGTTTGGGTATGGTACTCATGATTCTAATCTACTTACATCTTATTACATTATTTAGTGATTTAAACTCTTGAAATAATATGAGAATTGATATATCTTATTCTATATTCAACGGAGAATTTAGTCTCATCTATACAATACTCAAAAAGGATTATAGAATTCCCTAACATCAATTTCTTACGAATCTTGTTGAAAATCATCCGGCACGAATTGACGAACCAAATAAGATTAGACATTGCATAAGGCTTCCAAACTGGTGGCTGATTTTGCATAATTGCTAAAATAGGCCCTATATCTCGTTGATATACTAATAGGCTAAGATAGGTTCAAAGGATAGCAAAGTATTGTACTTTGTGCATACTTTTCGCAATTAGGTTTATaaatctaaaaatgaaaaaaaaaaatccaaagtaGGGTATGTATCAATAACCTTGTATATACTCGCATGAGTTTTTAATCATTATACTAAAGTAGAACTGCATAAGATTAATTGTTGCTATTCCCCAAGTAGGTTCTCTTTTCCATTATACGTAAGATTAGCATAAGAATTGATAATCGGgatcttccaaaaaaaaaaaattttaatgcttggggtaaaaataaataattgttTGGACTTCATTCCAGATTTAAGaagaagatatatatatatatatataaaacaaaAATCTATGTCAGATATAAGTCCCATCCCATATTAGTTaaaggataatttcagaaacctcccttgaggttctCGACAATTTTGCCTATCCAGATTTCAGCCTATCAAAGTTCAGTCTCATGTTTGCCATTTGCAGGAAGAGTAAATGATACAGGTGTTTTCCTTTTTGTCCTAATTATTGGTCAGAGACGATCTTTGAATGCCTTAGAAGACCAAGCCCTACCACAAATAAATTTTGCATAGCC from the Coffea arabica cultivar ET-39 chromosome 11e, Coffea Arabica ET-39 HiFi, whole genome shotgun sequence genome contains:
- the LOC113719694 gene encoding RNA-dependent RNA polymerase 1-like isoform X2 produces the protein MGKTIQVFGFPYVLAAEIVTEFLERFTGQGTVYALEVKQSKGGPRAYARVQFINDRSAEYIIALAEQCLNYGSSYLRAWEMDSDLVPRPRTYEHHMEQIVLNFGCQVSENRLSVLCNVPNVSVRFGIGMRKMYFILHFRSCDYKLELSDENLWQIVLHRRGQAAKFLLIQLLGAPRVFQKLEESTFSYFQETPDDRWLRTTDFTSSCIGQSSGICLKLPRGIKLPNLRDYFPWYKESDSQFTLETGSPYSYNLVLAPILHPPRGLYLPYGILFKVCCLVQNGCLPGPSLDANFFRLVDPQRRDIRYIEHALENLYILNDCCYEPVQWLKEQYDKYDKLLQLPISPTLTLEGGLVYVRRVQVTPCKVYFCGPEVNVSNRVLRHFSEDIDNFLRVSFIDEEGNKMFATDLSPRIAANVNQRTKIYERILSTLKNGIVIGDKKFEFLAFSSSQLRDNSVWMFASRPGLTAADIRTWMGDFSRIRNVAKYAARLGQSFSSSTETLNVGTHEIEMIPDIEVRGGYFGASQYVFSDGIGKISAQFARQVARKCGFITSTPSAFQIRYGGFKDVVAVDPTSSKKLSLRQSMKKYESNNTKLDVLAWSKYQPCFLNRHIITLLSTLGVKDIVFEKKQCEAVSRLDTILTDPLRAHEALDLMASGENMNVLKEMLKCGYKPNSEPFLSMMLQTFRTSKLLELRTKTRIFIPNGRSMIGCLDETRTLEYGQVFVQLSSAGHGQFYDDSNQYSEQNVILEEKVVVAKNPCLHPGDVRILKAVNLPALHHMMDCVVFPQKGKRPHPNECSGSDLDGDTYFVCWDPDLIPPRQDRPMDYTPAPTMQLDHKVTIEEVEEYFTDYIVNNSLGIIANAHTVFADREPLKARSEPCLELAELHSIAVDFPKTGV
- the LOC113719694 gene encoding probable RNA-dependent RNA polymerase 1 isoform X1, with product MGKTIQVFGFPYVLAAEIVTEFLERFTGQGTVYALEVKQSKGGPRAYARVQFINDRSAEYIIALAEQCLNYGSSYLRAWEMDSDLVPRPRTYEHHMEQIVLNFGCQVSENRLSVLCNVPNVSVRFGIGMRKMYFILHFRSCDYKLELSDENLWQIVLHRRGQAAKFLLIQLLGAPRVFQKLEESTFSYFQETPDDRWLRTTDFTSSCIGQSSGICLKLPRGIKLPNLRDYFPWYKESDSQFTLETGSPYSYNLVLAPILHPPRGLYLPYGILFKVCCLVQNGCLPGPSLDANFFRLVDPQRRDIRYIEHALENLYILNDCCYEPVQWLKEQYDKYDKLLQLPISPTLTLEGGLVYVRRVQVTPCKVYFCGPEVNVSNRVLRHFSEDIDNFLRVSFIDEEGNKMFATDLSPRIAANVNQRTKIYERILSTLKNGIVIGDKKFEFLAFSSSQLRDNSVWMFASRPGLTAADIRTWMGDFSRIRNVAKYAARLGQSFSSSTETLNVGTHEIEMIPDIEVRGGYFGASQYVFSDGIGKISAQFARQVARKCGFITSTPSAFQIRYGGFKDVVAVDPTSSKKLSLRQSMKKYESNNTKLDVLAWSKYQPCFLNRHIITLLSTLGVKDIVFEKKQCEAVSRLDTILTDPLRAHEALDLMASGENMNVLKEMLKCGYKPNSEPFLSMMLQTFRTSKLLELRTKTRIFIPNGRSMIGCLDETRTLEYGQVFVQLSSAGHGQFYDDSNQYSEQNVILEEKVVVAKNPCLHPGDVRILKAVNLPALHHMMDCVVFPQKGKRPHPNECSGSDLDGDTYFVCWDPDLIPPRQDRPMDYTPAPTMQLDHKVTIEEVEEYFTDYIVNNSLGIIANAHTVFADREPLKARSEPCLELAELHSIAVDFPKTGVPAEIPSHLRVKEFPDFMEKSDKPMYDSQRVIGKLFREVKGKAPLTSSIKSFTKQVARKSYDSDMEVDGFEDYIAEAFDYKSEYDYKLGNLMDYYGIETEAEILSGGIMKMSRSFDRRNDAEAVGRAMTSLRKEAKTWFNTNGDHFGDACAKASAWYHVTYHPKYWGCYNKGLNRAHYISFPWCVYDKLIQIKKASIRRSQQISLLELQFSHGLRFL